In Triticum aestivum cultivar Chinese Spring chromosome 5B, IWGSC CS RefSeq v2.1, whole genome shotgun sequence, the following proteins share a genomic window:
- the LOC123112115 gene encoding sugar transport protein 7 has protein sequence MAGGGMAALGVKKERAAEYKGRMTLAVAMACLVAAVGGSIFGYDIGISGGVTSMDPFLEKFFPVVFRRKNSGHQNNYCKYDNQGLSAFTSSLYLAGLVSSLVASPVTRNYGRRASIVCGGISFLIGAILNVAAVNLGMLILGRIMLGVGIGFGNQGVPLYLSEMAPAHLRGGLNMMFQLATTLGIFTANMVNYGTQNLKPWGWRLSLGLAAAPALLMTVGGLLLPETPNSLIERGRAEEGRRVLERIRGTADVDAEFMDMSEASELANTIKNPFRNILEPRNRPQLVMAVCMPAFQILTGINSILFYAPVLFQTMGFGASASLYSSVITGAVLFLSTLISIATVDRLGRRKLLISGGIQMIVCQVIVAVILGVKFGTDKQLSRSYSIVVVVVICLFVMAFGWSWGPLGWTVPSEIFPLETRSAGQSITVAVNLFFTFVIAQAFLSMLCAFKFGIFLFFAAWITVMTVFVYIFLPETKGVPIEEMVLLWRKHWFWKKVMPDMPLEDGWGEGDAGRADNKGQ, from the exons ATGGCGGGCGGTGGCATGGCCGCGCTGGGCGTGAAGAAGGAGAGGGCGGCGGAGTACAAGGGCCGCATGACGCTGGCCGTCGCCATGgcctgcctcgtcgccgccgtcgggGGCTCCATCTTCGGCTACGACATCGGGATCTCCG GAGGAGTGACCTCCATGGACCCATTCCTGGAGAAGTTCTTCCCGGTGGTGTTCCGGCGGAAGAACTCCGGCCACCAGAACAACTACTGCAAGTACGACAACCAGGGCCTCTCGGCATTCACCTCCTCCCTGTACCTGGCCGGCCTGGTCTCCTCcctcgtcgcctcgccggtgacgAGGAACTACGGCCGACGCGCCAGCATTGTCTGCGGCGGCATCAGCTTCCTCATCGGCGCGATCCTCAACGTGGCGGCCGTGAACCTTGGGATGCTGATCCTCGGTCGTATCATGCTCGGCGTTGGCATCGGTTTCGGCAATCAG GGTGTGCCGCTGTACCTGTCGGAGATGGCGCCGGCGCACCTCCGCGGCGGGCTGAACATGATGTTCCAGCTCGCGACGACGCTCGGCATCTTCACGGCCAACATGGTCAACTACGGCACGCAGAACCTCAAGCCGTGGGGGTGGCGCCTCTCGCTCGgcctcgcggcggcgccggcgctgCTGATGACCGTGGGCGGGCTGCTCCTGCCGGAGACGCCCAACAGCCTTATCGAGCGCGGGCGCGCCGAGGAGGGCCGGCGCGTCCTGGAGCGCATCCGCGGCACCGCGGACGTCGACGCCGAGTTCATGGACATGTCGGAGGCTAGCGAGCTAGCCAACACCATCAAGAACCCGTTCCGGAACATCCTCGAGCCGCGCAATCGGCCGCAGCTggtgatggccgtgtgcatgccggCGTTCCAGATCCTGACGGGCATCAACTCCATCCTGTTCTACGCGCCGGTGCTGTTCCAGACCATGGGCTTCGGCGCCAGCGCGTCGCTCTACTCCTCCGTGATCACCGGCGCTGTGCTCTTCTTGTCTACCCTCATCTCCATCGCCACCGTCGACCGCCTCGGCCGGAGGAAGCTCCTCATCAGCGGCGGCATTCAGATGATCGTTTGCCAGGTGATCGTGGCGGTGATACTCGGGGTGAAGTTCGGGACGGACAAGCAGCTGTCGCGGAGCTACTCgatcgtggtggtggtggtgatctgCCTCTTCGTGATGGCGTTCGGGTGGTCGTGGGGGCCGCTGGGGTGGACGGTGCCGAGCGAGATCTTCCCGCTGGAGACGCGGTCGGCGGGGCAGAGCATCACGGTGGCCGTCAACCTCTTCTTCACCTTCGTCATCGCGCAGGCGTTCCTGTCCATGCTCTGCGCCTTCAAGTTCGgcatcttcctcttcttcgccgcctGGATCACGGTCATGACCGTGTTCGTCTACATTTTCCTGCCGGAGACCAAGGGCGTGCCCATCGAGGAGATGGTGCTGCTGTGGAGGAAGCACTGGTTCTGGAAGAAGGTGATGCCGGACATGCCGCTCGAGGACGGCTGGGGAGAAGGGGACGCTGGGCGTGCTGACAATAAGGGTCAGTGA